A stretch of Lathyrus oleraceus cultivar Zhongwan6 chromosome 6, CAAS_Psat_ZW6_1.0, whole genome shotgun sequence DNA encodes these proteins:
- the LOC127091141 gene encoding ras-related protein RABF1: MGCGSSFPDRESGQLGRPNSENGGGQDAKNLRVKLVLLGDSGVGKSCIVLRFVRGQFDPTSKVTVGASFLSQTIALQDSTTVKFEIWDTAGQERYAALAPLYYRGASVAVIVYDITSPESFSKAQYWVKELQKHGSPDIVMALVGNKADLHEKREVAVQDGMDYSEKNGMFFIETSAKTADNINELFEEIAKRLPRPPVT; this comes from the exons ATGGGTTGTGGCTCCTCTTTTCCAG ATAGGGAATCAGGGCAGCTAGGTCGACCTAATTCAGAGAATGGTGGAGGACAAGACGCTAAGAATCTTCGTGTTAAG CTCGTTCTCTTAGGTGATTCTGGTGTTGGTAAGAGTTGTATTGTTCTGCGATTTGTCCGTGGTCAGTTTGATCCAACATCCAAG GTAACTGTTGGAGCATCTTTCTTGTCACAAACAATCGCTCTTCAAGACTCTACAACAGTCAAGTTTGAAATATGGGATACCGCTGGTCAAGAGAG GTATGCTGCACTTGCACCGCTGTATTATCGTGGTGCATCGGTTGCAGTTATTGTCTATGATATAACAAGCCCGGAATCTTTCAGCAAAGCACAGTACTGGGTTAAG GAGCTACAAAAACATGGAAGCCCTGATATAGTGATGGCATTGGTTGGTAATAAAGCTGATCTTCACGAGAAGCGGGAAGTGGCTGTTCAG GATGGCATGGACTATTCAGAAAAGAACGGAATGTTTTTTATAGAGACCTCGGCAAAGACAGCGGATAATATCAATGAACTGTTTGAG